From Candidatus Afararchaeum irisae, the proteins below share one genomic window:
- a CDS encoding type II toxin-antitoxin system HicA family toxin codes for MVTRDFSGLDVVKALTRNNYRVVDREGSHVKLRYEHPENEDDVRVVTVPQKDRIPTGTLHDIADQCGADDFEKFCEWIDESR; via the coding sequence ATGGTCACTCGCGACTTCTCCGGACTTGACGTCGTCAAAGCTCTCACACGGAACAACTACCGAGTCGTCGACCGGGAGGGGAGCCACGTCAAGCTGCGGTACGAACACCCAGAGAACGAAGACGACGTCCGCGTCGTCACAGTACCTCAGAAAGACCGAATACCTACTGGAACACTCCACGACATAGCCGACCAGTGCGGTGCCGACGACTTCGAGAAGTTCTGTGAATGGATTGACGAGAGCCGATGA